The Tenrec ecaudatus isolate mTenEca1 chromosome 14, mTenEca1.hap1, whole genome shotgun sequence genome contains a region encoding:
- the TUNAR gene encoding protein TUNAR has product MVITSGNDDDRGGQEKESKEESVLAMLGIIGTILNLIVIIFVYIYTTL; this is encoded by the coding sequence ATGGTCATCACAAGCGGAAATGACGACGACCGGGGAGGCCAGGAGAAGGAGAGTAAAGAGGAGAGTGTCTTGGCCATGCTGGGGATCATCGGGACCATCCTGAACTTGATCGTCATCATATTTGTCTACATCTACACGACGCTTTGA